A part of Tachysurus vachellii isolate PV-2020 chromosome 4, HZAU_Pvac_v1, whole genome shotgun sequence genomic DNA contains:
- the shroom2a gene encoding protein Shroom2 isoform X3 yields MDAVDHHLGLEPGFSVRDHRPLTDSDRTLAQNGHGGESWKLVCVSLYGGAPWGFTLRGGREHREPLIITKVEEGSKAAAVRLQVGDELVNINEVPLSGYRQEAICLVKGSHKTLTLVVKRRMKMVDIVAQKMPSESDVHVARSFLTKILRSSMRKNEPMSRPHSWHSTKFNENQSDTAKTQSTPSPVWQTRYDASSFPWDQPNLRRVSDQFSSLGSMDSLEHGSYPYPPGRLSPSKSNGNSVEHLVGGKRDSAYSSFSTSSGTPDYTLSRSNTASTENMLYKVNQWDSGSRPSNGRHSQSLSEGVRHDDRIGYLQPPSVSSGRESPKTEDQPGNRHSASGRSSIAPVWHVPDMKKAMAPSPPPPAPPTRSDSFAVTKIHEKGLVSSHPENHGIHTQSKIQSKGLKTATDVSESNQRIYHAPASGHEICQNNNPQPKTGMMNSYVAGDGYSQQTPLPNSNKKYSPSNTDPSCTHFAYHKRQYSDESNFQVPPRTPSTGKSQSCYSSMQELTTSSHVAHYNQNQIRRHVASLSSTAIDHNPDSQSPNRYYSATSRQPSQGGTQVSLVRVEDRNASSVMEITQSGGDRTSISSQGQLKDWSNTSQVLQHPNNKDSNGYYRQVDSQHRVSTAVSKSAFDDAATKALEVKGPQKQNTVTNSDSYFIKQGKISESYRFGESSKEQLPSKSEITLCPQKTPLLHSLSQDSSRHIEVQSEMISGDGQQDFIDPQNGRQVRRPDRFATTLRNEIQMRRAQLQKSRSAAVLGGTADPEEPSVWNSTDISSPSLDGSFTSAYKDHLKEAQARVLKATSFRRRDLEPVLLEHPGDEVLSSSRKDTPSLSSVSEVPTSKPAPGTNHVSRICGRKRFPVEKKVRSYSEPEKINEVGVDEDPTPQDNDVSLVNRRKVFETTGKPAYRKPMLKQNLQIHEDSRPDKPVELPQSGQNDVTKKDSDNKAVDSGPNFSQRLGTFAEYEATWKTQRKADPRTSGRYHSADNILDSAVDERHKPSYFHERSRSSPSEDFYGQKIPAQGGKTAEYCPPERKLSDHDNSTSRLSDGGYKGVLPKSTQDSPSVLKEGELESNFSDISSTRRSPPSPAGPSQHFLNPTSNAKTKGSNSLRPPPTCLDKYKCPMAAAPVNTSQGGTGVSQSPLKDIVSKDAPVSWKDPGFSQGPKREEETQLETLPLPPPPPPPEPHAHLTPPSMEGQRSPSPHFAPQRLTDKPPVSVSQQDEATGRMDKVTDDSSTVKKVPIKIVHSESSTEKETRQYLHPSTETSLNPQPPVLSLSSLGAPELSSSPFCTYTRQREQENEATGFQKDQTFHADVPVPQEPQKSPCVEHGTNGVFSGSLSASSHSEEDEKREVLARDIIDKDKSLADILDQSKRRTTMDLMEGIFPEGEQLVEEAHQRRRAAPKLTPSRSSEERREEDSMVAAAAAAAAALVTSSAYYSTSAPKAELLIKMKDMQEQSVELESEEELEEVNDTELANKKQELIESLSKKLQVLREARESLQEDMQDNNALGEEVEATVQGVCKPNELEKFRMFVGDLDKVVSLLLSLSGRLARVENALNSLEEDTPLEERRTLMEKRKLLIRQHEDAKELKDNLDRREKVVYDILSSYLQEENLADYEHFVKMKSALIIEQRKLEDKIKLGEEQLKCLMDSLPPDQMVTLLKNDK; encoded by the exons GTTGAAGAAGGCAGCAAGGCTGCAGCCGTGAGGCTCCAAGTAGGAGACGAGCTTGTAAACATCAACGAGGTTCCCCTGAGTGGCTACAGACAGGAGGCCATCTGCTTAGTCAAGGGCTCCCACAAGACTCTTACTCTGGTGGTGAAAAG GAGGATGAAAATGGTGGATATTGTAGCACAGAAAATGCCGTCAGAGAGTGACGTTCATGTGGCCCGGAGCTTTCTAACGAAGATTTTGCGAAGTTCAATGAG GAAAAATGAACCCATGAGCAGGCCTCACTCCTGGCATTCCACCAAATTCAATGAGAACCAATCAGACACTGCCAAAACACAGTCCACACCCTCGCCAGTCTGGCAAACAAGATATGATGCAAG TTCATTTCCTTGGGATCAGCCTAATTTGCGCAGAGTTTCAGACCAGTTCAGCTCCTTGGGCAGTATGGATAGTTTAGAACACGGCTCTTACCCCTATCCACCTGGACGCCTGTCTCCAAGCAAATCGAACGGCAACAGTGTCGAACATTTAGTGGGTGGAAAAAGAGATTCTGCTTATAGCTCATTTTCAACTAGCTCAGGGACGCCTGATTATACACTGTCCAGAAGCAACACAGCTTCAACAGAGAACATGTTGTATAAAGTTAATCAGTGGGACTCAGGAAGTCGGCCTAGCAATGGCAGACACAGCCAAAGCCTAAGCGAAGGGGTCCGACACGATGATAGAATTGGTTACCTGCAGCCACCTTCAGTAAGCAGTGGTCGAGAAAGCCCAAAAACAGAGGACCAACCAGGTAACCGGCATTCGGCTTCAGGGAGGTCCAGCATTGCACCTGTTTGGCATGTTCCTGATATGAAGAAGGCCATGGCCCCATCACCTCCACCACCTGCACCACCAACCCGCAGCGATAGTTTTGCTGTGACTAAGATTCATGAAAAGGGTCTGGTCTCCAGTCACCCAGAGAATCATGGGATTCATACCCAGTCAAAGATCCAAAGCAAAGGATTAAAGACAGCAACAGATGTGTCTGAAAGTAATCAAAGGATTTACCATGCACCGGCCTCAGGTCATGAAATATGTCAAAATAACAACCCGCAACCTAAAACTGGCATGATGAATTCATATGTTGCAGGTGATGGCTATAGTCAACAAACGCCTCTTCCAAACTCAAACAAGAAATATTCACCATCCAATACTGATCCATCCTGCACTCACTTTGCCTACCATAAACGTCAGTACAGTGATGAGAGCAATTTTCAAGTGCCCCCCAGGACCCCATCTACAGGCAAGTCACAGAGTTGTTATAGCAGCATGCAAGAATTAACCACCAGCAGCCATGTCGCACACTATAACCAGAACCAGATCAGAAGGCATGTTGCATCACTGTCCAGCACTGCTATTGACCACAACCCTGATAGTCAAAGCCCCAACAGGTATTACTCTGCCACATCTCGGCAACCCTCTCAGGGAGGGACCCAGGTCTCTTTAGTGCGGGTGGAGGACAGGAATGCTAGTTCTGTGATGGAAATCACGCAAAGTGGAGGTGATAGAACTTCTATAAGCTCTCAAGGACAGCTCAAGGACTGGTCTAATACATCTCAGGTACTGCAGCACCCAAATAATAAAGACAGCAATGGATATTACAGACAGGTCGACAGCCAGCATCGGGTGAGCACAGCAGTTAGTAAGTCTGCTTTTGATGATGCAGCAACAAAAGCTTTGGAGGTCAAGGGACCCCAGAAGCAAAACACTGTGACCAACTCAGACAGCTATTTTATAAAGCAGGGAAAAATCTCTGAATCTTACAGGTTTGGAGAATCCTCCAAAGAACAGTTACCATCTAAAAGTGAGATTACTCTGTGTCCCCAGAAAACCCCTTTGCTGCACTCTCTATCACAGGACAGTAGTAGACACATTGAAGTACAAAGTGAAATGATTAGTGGTGATGGACAACAGGATTTCATTGATCCTCAGAATGGCAGGCAGGTTCGACGTCCTGACCGTTTTGCCACCACATTGAGAAATGAGATCCAGATGAGGAGAGCTCAGCTTCAGAAGAGTCGAAGTGCAGCGGTCTTGGGCGGAACAGCTGATCCTGAAGAGCCTTCAGTCTGGAATTCCACAGATATCTCTTCACCTTCCCTTGATGGTTCCTTCACTAGTGCCTATAAAGACCATCTGAAGGAGGCCCAAGCTCGAGTCCTTAAAGCTACTTCTTTCAGGAGGAGGGACTTGGAGCCAGTGCTACTAGAGCACCCAGGAGATGAAGTCCTGTCCTCTTCTCGTAAGGATACACCATCTCTATCAAGTGTATCTGAGGTCCCAACAAGTAAGCCTGCTCCGGGTACAAACCATGTGTCCCGTATATGTGGCCGAAAACGTTTTCCAGTTGAGAAGAAAGTACGGTCCTACTCTGAGCCTGAAAAGATTAATGAGGTTGGTGTTGACGAGGATCCAACTCCACAAGATAATGACGTATCTTTGGTAAACAGGCGTAAAGTCTTTGAGACAACAGGAAAACCTGCTTATCGCAAACCCATGTTGAAGCAAAATCTGCAAATACATGAAGACTCCAGACCAGATAAGCCTGTCGAATTGCCTCAGTCTGGCCAAAATGATGTCACCAAGAAGGATAGCGATAATAAGGCAGTAGATAGTGGCCCAAATTTTTCACAGAGACTGGGCACTTTTGCAGAGTATGAGGCCACAtggaaaacacagagaaaagcGGATCCCAGGACGTCTGGAAGGTACCATTCGGCTGATAACATCCTCGATTCAGCAGTGGACGAGCGACATAAGCCCTCCTATTTCCATGAAAGGTCACGTTCCTCTCCATCAGAGGACTTCTATGGTCAG AAAATCCCAGCACAAGGAGGGAAGACGGCTGAGTACTGTCCTCCAGAGAGAAAACTCTCTGATCATGACAACTCTACATCAAG GTTGAGTGACGGAGGATACAAGGGTGTATTGCCCAAGTCAACTCAAGATTCACCATCAGTTTTGAAAGAAGGAGAGTTGGAGAGCAATTTCTCAGATATCTCATCCACTCGTAGATCTCCTCCCAGCCCTGCTGGTCCTTCTCAACATTTCCTCAATCCCACTTCTAATGCAAAGACCAAAGGCTCCAATTCTCTGAGACCTCCTCCGACATGCCTAGACAAGTACAAATGCCCCATGGCTGCTGCTCCTGTCAACACCTCACAGGGTGGAACCGGTGTCTCTCAATCTCCCCTTAAAGACATTGTTTCTAAAGACGCCCCAGTATCCTGGAAGGACCCTGGGTTTAGCCAAGGTCCAAAAAGAGAGGAGGAGACTCAACTGGAGACCCttccccttcctcctcctcctcctcctcctgagcCTCATGCCCACCTGACTCCACCCAGCATGGAAGGGCAGCGTTCACCATCACCTCACTTTGCTCCCCAGAGACTTACTGACAAGccccctgtctctgtctcccagCAGGATGAAGCCACAGGAAG GATGGACAAGGTGACTGATGATAGCAGCACTGTGAAAAAAGTGCCCATCAAGATTGTCCACTCTGAAAGcagcacagagaaagaaacTCGACAGTACCTTCACCCAAGCACAGAGACTTCTCTCAACCCACAGCCCCCAGTCTTGTCTCTGTCCAGTCTGGGAGCACCAGAGCTGTCCTCCTCTCCATTTTGCACATACACACGTCAAAGAGAGCAGGAAAATGAAGCCACAGGCTTTCAGAAAGACCAGACGTTTCATGCTGATGTCCCAGTGCCTCAGGAGCCACAAAAAAGCCCCTGTGTGGAACATGGCACAAACGGAGTCTTCTCAGGCAGCCTCAGTGCTTCCTCTCACTCTGAGGAAGATGAGAAGAGAGAGGTGTTGGCCAGGGACATCATAGACAAGGATAAGTCTTTGGCTGACATTTTGGACCAGAGCAAGAGGAGAACCACTATGGACCTGATGGAAGGGATTTTCCCAGAAGGAGAGCAGCTGGTTGAGGAGGCGCACCAACGCAGGAGAGCTGCACCCAAACTGACTCCCTCACGTAGCTCTGAAGAGAG GAGGGAAGAGGACAGCATGGTGGcggcggcagcagcagcagcagcagctttggTGACCAGCTCGGCTTATTACAGCACGTCAGCTCCTAAAGCAGAGCTGCTTATTAAAATGAAGGACATGCAGGAGCAGAGCGTAGAGCTTGAATCAGAAGAGGAACTGGAGGAGGTCAACGACACTGAGCTAGCCAATAAGAAG CAAGAGCTGATCGAGAGCCTGAGCAAGAAGCTGCAGGTGCTGCGGGAGGCACGAGAGAGTCTGCAGGAGGACATGCAGGACAACAACGCTCTGGGCGAGGAGGTTGAGGCTACCGTCCAGGGCGTCTGCAAACCCAACGAGCTGGAGAAATTCCGCATGTTCGTCGGGGACCTAGACAAAGTGGTCAGTCTGCTGCTGTCTCTGTCTGGACGACTGGCACGTGTAGAGAATGCCCTCAACAGCCTGGAGGAGGACACACCACTCGAAGAGAGG CGCACGTTGATGGAGAAGCGCAAGCTGTTGATCCGGCAGCACGAGGACGCTAAGGAGCTGAAGGACAACTTGGATCGGCGAGAAAAAGTTGTTTACGACATCCTGTCCAGCTACCTGCAGGAGGAGAACTTGGCCGACTACGAGCACTTTGTCAAGATGAAGTCTGCCCTCATCATTGAACAGCGCAAACTGGAGGATAAGATCAAACTGGGCGAGGAGCAGCTCAAGTGTCTGATGGACAGTTTGCCTCCAGATCAGATGGTCACTCTGctgaaaaatgacaaatga
- the shroom2a gene encoding protein Shroom2 isoform X4, with protein MDAVDHHLGLEPGFSVRDHRPLTDSDRTLAQNGHGGESWKLVCVSLYGGAPWGFTLRGGREHREPLIITKVEEGSKAAAVRLQVGDELVNINEVPLSGYRQEAICLVKGSHKTLTLVVKRRMKMVDIVAQKMPSESDVHVARSFLTKILRSSMRKNHFKGKNEPMSRPHSWHSTKFNENQSDTAKTQSTPSPVWQTRYDASSFPWDQPNLRRVSDQFSSLGSMDSLEHGSYPYPPGRLSPSKSNGNSVEHLVGGKRDSAYSSFSTSSGTPDYTLSRSNTASTENMLYKVNQWDSGSRPSNGRHSQSLSEGVRHDDRIGYLQPPSVSSGRESPKTEDQPGNRHSASGRSSIAPVWHVPDMKKAMAPSPPPPAPPTRSDSFAVTKIHEKGLVSSHPENHGIHTQSKIQSKGLKTATDVSESNQRIYHAPASGHEICQNNNPQPKTGMMNSYVAGDGYSQQTPLPNSNKKYSPSNTDPSCTHFAYHKRQYSDESNFQVPPRTPSTGKSQSCYSSMQELTTSSHVAHYNQNQIRRHVASLSSTAIDHNPDSQSPNRYYSATSRQPSQGGTQVSLVRVEDRNASSVMEITQSGGDRTSISSQGQLKDWSNTSQVLQHPNNKDSNGYYRQVDSQHRVSTAVSKSAFDDAATKALEVKGPQKQNTVTNSDSYFIKQGKISESYRFGESSKEQLPSKSEITLCPQKTPLLHSLSQDSSRHIEVQSEMISGDGQQDFIDPQNGRQVRRPDRFATTLRNEIQMRRAQLQKSRSAAVLGGTADPEEPSVWNSTDISSPSLDGSFTSAYKDHLKEAQARVLKATSFRRRDLEPVLLEHPGDEVLSSSRKDTPSLSSVSEVPTSKPAPGTNHVSRICGRKRFPVEKKVRSYSEPEKINEVGVDEDPTPQDNDVSLVNRRKVFETTGKPAYRKPMLKQNLQIHEDSRPDKPVELPQSGQNDVTKKDSDNKAVDSGPNFSQRLGTFAEYEATWKTQRKADPRTSGRYHSADNILDSAVDERHKPSYFHERSRSSPSEDFYGQKIPAQGGKTAEYCPPERKLSDHDNSTSRLSDGGYKGVLPKSTQDSPSVLKEGELESNFSDISSTRRSPPSPAGPSQHFLNPTSNAKTKGSNSLRPPPTCLDKYKCPMAAAPVNTSQGGTGVSQSPLKDIVSKDAPVSWKDPGFSQGPKREEETQLETLPLPPPPPPPEPHAHLTPPSMEGQRSPSPHFAPQRLTDKPPVSVSQQDEATGRMDKVTDDSSTVKKVPIKIVHSESSTEKETRQYLHPSTETSLNPQPPVLSLSSLGAPELSSSPFCTYTRQREQENEATGFQKDQTFHADVPVPQEPQKSPCVEHGTNGVFSGSLSASSHSEEDEKREVLARDIIDKDKSLADILDQSKRRTTMDLMEGIFPEGEQLVEEAHQRRRAAPKLTPSRSSEERREEDSMVAAAAAAAAALVTSSAYYSTSAPKAELLIKMKDMQEQSVELESEEELEEVNDTELANKKQELIESLSKKLQVLREARESLQEDMQDNNALGEEVEATVQGVCKPNELEKFRMFVGDLDKVVSLLLSLSGRLARVENALNSLEEDTPLEERRTLMEKRKLLIRQHEDAKELKDNLDRREKVVYDILSSYLQEENLADYEHFVKMKSALIIEQRKLEDKIKLGEEQLKCLMDSLPPDQMVTLLKNDK; from the exons GTTGAAGAAGGCAGCAAGGCTGCAGCCGTGAGGCTCCAAGTAGGAGACGAGCTTGTAAACATCAACGAGGTTCCCCTGAGTGGCTACAGACAGGAGGCCATCTGCTTAGTCAAGGGCTCCCACAAGACTCTTACTCTGGTGGTGAAAAG GAGGATGAAAATGGTGGATATTGTAGCACAGAAAATGCCGTCAGAGAGTGACGTTCATGTGGCCCGGAGCTTTCTAACGAAGATTTTGCGAAGTTCAATGAG AAAGAATCATTTCAAAGG GAAAAATGAACCCATGAGCAGGCCTCACTCCTGGCATTCCACCAAATTCAATGAGAACCAATCAGACACTGCCAAAACACAGTCCACACCCTCGCCAGTCTGGCAAACAAGATATGATGCAAG TTCATTTCCTTGGGATCAGCCTAATTTGCGCAGAGTTTCAGACCAGTTCAGCTCCTTGGGCAGTATGGATAGTTTAGAACACGGCTCTTACCCCTATCCACCTGGACGCCTGTCTCCAAGCAAATCGAACGGCAACAGTGTCGAACATTTAGTGGGTGGAAAAAGAGATTCTGCTTATAGCTCATTTTCAACTAGCTCAGGGACGCCTGATTATACACTGTCCAGAAGCAACACAGCTTCAACAGAGAACATGTTGTATAAAGTTAATCAGTGGGACTCAGGAAGTCGGCCTAGCAATGGCAGACACAGCCAAAGCCTAAGCGAAGGGGTCCGACACGATGATAGAATTGGTTACCTGCAGCCACCTTCAGTAAGCAGTGGTCGAGAAAGCCCAAAAACAGAGGACCAACCAGGTAACCGGCATTCGGCTTCAGGGAGGTCCAGCATTGCACCTGTTTGGCATGTTCCTGATATGAAGAAGGCCATGGCCCCATCACCTCCACCACCTGCACCACCAACCCGCAGCGATAGTTTTGCTGTGACTAAGATTCATGAAAAGGGTCTGGTCTCCAGTCACCCAGAGAATCATGGGATTCATACCCAGTCAAAGATCCAAAGCAAAGGATTAAAGACAGCAACAGATGTGTCTGAAAGTAATCAAAGGATTTACCATGCACCGGCCTCAGGTCATGAAATATGTCAAAATAACAACCCGCAACCTAAAACTGGCATGATGAATTCATATGTTGCAGGTGATGGCTATAGTCAACAAACGCCTCTTCCAAACTCAAACAAGAAATATTCACCATCCAATACTGATCCATCCTGCACTCACTTTGCCTACCATAAACGTCAGTACAGTGATGAGAGCAATTTTCAAGTGCCCCCCAGGACCCCATCTACAGGCAAGTCACAGAGTTGTTATAGCAGCATGCAAGAATTAACCACCAGCAGCCATGTCGCACACTATAACCAGAACCAGATCAGAAGGCATGTTGCATCACTGTCCAGCACTGCTATTGACCACAACCCTGATAGTCAAAGCCCCAACAGGTATTACTCTGCCACATCTCGGCAACCCTCTCAGGGAGGGACCCAGGTCTCTTTAGTGCGGGTGGAGGACAGGAATGCTAGTTCTGTGATGGAAATCACGCAAAGTGGAGGTGATAGAACTTCTATAAGCTCTCAAGGACAGCTCAAGGACTGGTCTAATACATCTCAGGTACTGCAGCACCCAAATAATAAAGACAGCAATGGATATTACAGACAGGTCGACAGCCAGCATCGGGTGAGCACAGCAGTTAGTAAGTCTGCTTTTGATGATGCAGCAACAAAAGCTTTGGAGGTCAAGGGACCCCAGAAGCAAAACACTGTGACCAACTCAGACAGCTATTTTATAAAGCAGGGAAAAATCTCTGAATCTTACAGGTTTGGAGAATCCTCCAAAGAACAGTTACCATCTAAAAGTGAGATTACTCTGTGTCCCCAGAAAACCCCTTTGCTGCACTCTCTATCACAGGACAGTAGTAGACACATTGAAGTACAAAGTGAAATGATTAGTGGTGATGGACAACAGGATTTCATTGATCCTCAGAATGGCAGGCAGGTTCGACGTCCTGACCGTTTTGCCACCACATTGAGAAATGAGATCCAGATGAGGAGAGCTCAGCTTCAGAAGAGTCGAAGTGCAGCGGTCTTGGGCGGAACAGCTGATCCTGAAGAGCCTTCAGTCTGGAATTCCACAGATATCTCTTCACCTTCCCTTGATGGTTCCTTCACTAGTGCCTATAAAGACCATCTGAAGGAGGCCCAAGCTCGAGTCCTTAAAGCTACTTCTTTCAGGAGGAGGGACTTGGAGCCAGTGCTACTAGAGCACCCAGGAGATGAAGTCCTGTCCTCTTCTCGTAAGGATACACCATCTCTATCAAGTGTATCTGAGGTCCCAACAAGTAAGCCTGCTCCGGGTACAAACCATGTGTCCCGTATATGTGGCCGAAAACGTTTTCCAGTTGAGAAGAAAGTACGGTCCTACTCTGAGCCTGAAAAGATTAATGAGGTTGGTGTTGACGAGGATCCAACTCCACAAGATAATGACGTATCTTTGGTAAACAGGCGTAAAGTCTTTGAGACAACAGGAAAACCTGCTTATCGCAAACCCATGTTGAAGCAAAATCTGCAAATACATGAAGACTCCAGACCAGATAAGCCTGTCGAATTGCCTCAGTCTGGCCAAAATGATGTCACCAAGAAGGATAGCGATAATAAGGCAGTAGATAGTGGCCCAAATTTTTCACAGAGACTGGGCACTTTTGCAGAGTATGAGGCCACAtggaaaacacagagaaaagcGGATCCCAGGACGTCTGGAAGGTACCATTCGGCTGATAACATCCTCGATTCAGCAGTGGACGAGCGACATAAGCCCTCCTATTTCCATGAAAGGTCACGTTCCTCTCCATCAGAGGACTTCTATGGTCAG AAAATCCCAGCACAAGGAGGGAAGACGGCTGAGTACTGTCCTCCAGAGAGAAAACTCTCTGATCATGACAACTCTACATCAAG GTTGAGTGACGGAGGATACAAGGGTGTATTGCCCAAGTCAACTCAAGATTCACCATCAGTTTTGAAAGAAGGAGAGTTGGAGAGCAATTTCTCAGATATCTCATCCACTCGTAGATCTCCTCCCAGCCCTGCTGGTCCTTCTCAACATTTCCTCAATCCCACTTCTAATGCAAAGACCAAAGGCTCCAATTCTCTGAGACCTCCTCCGACATGCCTAGACAAGTACAAATGCCCCATGGCTGCTGCTCCTGTCAACACCTCACAGGGTGGAACCGGTGTCTCTCAATCTCCCCTTAAAGACATTGTTTCTAAAGACGCCCCAGTATCCTGGAAGGACCCTGGGTTTAGCCAAGGTCCAAAAAGAGAGGAGGAGACTCAACTGGAGACCCttccccttcctcctcctcctcctcctcctgagcCTCATGCCCACCTGACTCCACCCAGCATGGAAGGGCAGCGTTCACCATCACCTCACTTTGCTCCCCAGAGACTTACTGACAAGccccctgtctctgtctcccagCAGGATGAAGCCACAGGAAG GATGGACAAGGTGACTGATGATAGCAGCACTGTGAAAAAAGTGCCCATCAAGATTGTCCACTCTGAAAGcagcacagagaaagaaacTCGACAGTACCTTCACCCAAGCACAGAGACTTCTCTCAACCCACAGCCCCCAGTCTTGTCTCTGTCCAGTCTGGGAGCACCAGAGCTGTCCTCCTCTCCATTTTGCACATACACACGTCAAAGAGAGCAGGAAAATGAAGCCACAGGCTTTCAGAAAGACCAGACGTTTCATGCTGATGTCCCAGTGCCTCAGGAGCCACAAAAAAGCCCCTGTGTGGAACATGGCACAAACGGAGTCTTCTCAGGCAGCCTCAGTGCTTCCTCTCACTCTGAGGAAGATGAGAAGAGAGAGGTGTTGGCCAGGGACATCATAGACAAGGATAAGTCTTTGGCTGACATTTTGGACCAGAGCAAGAGGAGAACCACTATGGACCTGATGGAAGGGATTTTCCCAGAAGGAGAGCAGCTGGTTGAGGAGGCGCACCAACGCAGGAGAGCTGCACCCAAACTGACTCCCTCACGTAGCTCTGAAGAGAG GAGGGAAGAGGACAGCATGGTGGcggcggcagcagcagcagcagcagctttggTGACCAGCTCGGCTTATTACAGCACGTCAGCTCCTAAAGCAGAGCTGCTTATTAAAATGAAGGACATGCAGGAGCAGAGCGTAGAGCTTGAATCAGAAGAGGAACTGGAGGAGGTCAACGACACTGAGCTAGCCAATAAGAAG CAAGAGCTGATCGAGAGCCTGAGCAAGAAGCTGCAGGTGCTGCGGGAGGCACGAGAGAGTCTGCAGGAGGACATGCAGGACAACAACGCTCTGGGCGAGGAGGTTGAGGCTACCGTCCAGGGCGTCTGCAAACCCAACGAGCTGGAGAAATTCCGCATGTTCGTCGGGGACCTAGACAAAGTGGTCAGTCTGCTGCTGTCTCTGTCTGGACGACTGGCACGTGTAGAGAATGCCCTCAACAGCCTGGAGGAGGACACACCACTCGAAGAGAGG CGCACGTTGATGGAGAAGCGCAAGCTGTTGATCCGGCAGCACGAGGACGCTAAGGAGCTGAAGGACAACTTGGATCGGCGAGAAAAAGTTGTTTACGACATCCTGTCCAGCTACCTGCAGGAGGAGAACTTGGCCGACTACGAGCACTTTGTCAAGATGAAGTCTGCCCTCATCATTGAACAGCGCAAACTGGAGGATAAGATCAAACTGGGCGAGGAGCAGCTCAAGTGTCTGATGGACAGTTTGCCTCCAGATCAGATGGTCACTCTGctgaaaaatgacaaatga